Proteins encoded together in one Candidatus Bathyarchaeota archaeon window:
- the glmS gene encoding glutamine--fructose-6-phosphate transaminase (isomerizing) → MCGIFGCILKKGNAAPIIHAALKRLEYRGYDSVGEATIKDGKLFVKKDAGKIDDVHAMRNLDDLPGRIGVGHTRWATHGAPSQVNAHPHFDCSDPPRIVVIHNGIIENFAELKKELEDSGHVFRSKTDTEVIAHLIEENLKKKASASGIIASSDFENAVMETVKRLQGSYAFAVISTHEPNKIICARNESPIVLGIADDAYYFASDVPAFLPLTNKVVFVENGELVILSDEGFGIKKLIDGSTVIREPKLVDWTAEMAEKQGYPHFMLKEIHEQPRCLRNTLRLQDKYLELLTTFLDRAREVVMVACGTSYHACLAASYMFSKMSFLATHPVIASEFTEQHGKSVNIDSTILSVSQSGETADTLAAVESARQRAATILGLTNVVGSTLTRVSRVYIGQQSGPEIGVAATKTFTSQLSVLSQLAIRLAKKRGKVSQEEIDLLDEKIENIPDAVEKIVETQEEKVKALARKYKDKQCFFFLGRGISYATALEGRLKLMEIAYVPSIAFPAGESKHGPISLIEQGFPVIFVCPPDDTQKTLIGNIMEMKARGASIIAICEEGDEEIIKLVDDYIEITRGIPEILSPIPYAVPLQLFAYYMAIERGCDPDMPRNLAKSVTVK, encoded by the coding sequence ATGTGTGGAATATTCGGTTGCATTCTAAAAAAAGGCAACGCCGCGCCCATAATTCACGCCGCGTTAAAACGACTTGAATACCGCGGCTACGATTCTGTGGGCGAAGCAACGATAAAAGATGGAAAACTGTTCGTGAAGAAAGACGCGGGAAAAATCGACGACGTCCACGCCATGCGAAACCTTGACGATTTGCCTGGGAGAATCGGCGTTGGGCATACCCGTTGGGCTACTCATGGAGCTCCGTCTCAAGTTAACGCCCATCCCCACTTTGATTGCTCAGATCCGCCTAGAATAGTGGTTATTCATAATGGCATAATCGAAAATTTCGCCGAACTCAAAAAAGAATTAGAAGACAGCGGACACGTTTTTAGATCGAAAACAGACACTGAGGTGATAGCTCATCTGATAGAAGAGAATCTTAAGAAGAAAGCGTCTGCGTCAGGGATAATTGCCTCTTCAGACTTCGAGAATGCAGTAATGGAGACTGTGAAGCGACTCCAAGGTTCTTACGCATTCGCAGTCATTTCAACCCATGAGCCCAACAAAATAATCTGTGCCCGTAACGAAAGCCCTATTGTTCTAGGCATTGCTGATGACGCTTACTACTTTGCTTCCGACGTTCCTGCGTTTCTACCTTTAACAAATAAAGTTGTTTTTGTAGAAAATGGAGAATTAGTAATTCTAAGCGATGAAGGCTTTGGGATAAAGAAGCTCATTGACGGCAGCACTGTGATTCGCGAGCCTAAGCTTGTTGACTGGACGGCTGAGATGGCTGAAAAACAAGGGTATCCGCATTTTATGTTAAAGGAAATCCATGAACAACCACGTTGCCTTCGCAACACATTGCGGTTGCAAGATAAATACTTGGAATTGTTGACGACCTTTCTAGATAGAGCTCGCGAAGTAGTTATGGTGGCTTGCGGCACCTCCTATCACGCTTGCCTAGCTGCATCCTACATGTTCTCAAAAATGTCATTTTTGGCTACCCACCCAGTAATAGCTTCGGAATTCACTGAGCAACATGGCAAGTCAGTTAACATCGACAGCACAATTCTTTCAGTCAGCCAGTCAGGAGAAACAGCCGATACTCTAGCTGCGGTGGAGAGTGCCAGGCAAAGAGCCGCCACAATTCTTGGGTTGACAAATGTCGTAGGTTCAACGTTAACACGTGTCTCTAGAGTTTACATTGGTCAACAATCTGGCCCGGAGATTGGCGTGGCAGCAACTAAAACGTTCACTTCTCAACTCTCGGTTCTTTCGCAGTTAGCAATTCGGTTAGCTAAAAAACGGGGCAAGGTTTCCCAAGAAGAAATCGACCTTCTAGACGAGAAGATAGAGAACATTCCAGATGCCGTAGAAAAAATAGTTGAGACACAAGAAGAGAAAGTAAAGGCGTTAGCCCGAAAATACAAGGACAAGCAATGCTTCTTCTTTTTAGGCAGAGGGATAAGCTACGCCACTGCTCTAGAAGGACGTTTGAAACTTATGGAGATTGCCTATGTGCCATCCATTGCTTTTCCTGCCGGCGAAAGCAAACACGGGCCCATCAGTCTCATTGAGCAAGGGTTTCCAGTGATTTTTGTTTGTCCGCCTGATGACACACAGAAAACTTTGATAGGGAATATTATGGAGATGAAAGCGCGAGGAGCTTCCATCATTGCTATTTGCGAAGAGGGTGACGAAGAGATAATAAAGCTGGTTGACGATTACATTGAAATTACAAGGGGGATTCCTGAAATTTTATCGCCCATACCCTACGCGGTGCCCCTTCAACTTTTTGCATACTACATGGCTATCGAACGAGGGTGTGACCCAGACATGCCTCGTAACTTGGCGAAGTCAGTCACTGTAAAGTAA
- a CDS encoding protein-L-isoaspartate(D-aspartate) O-methyltransferase — protein sequence MKRETETWEQLVDNLVKERALHSPSVIHAMKQVLRVLFLPERSIEYASMDAPLPIGKGQTVSAPHMVAIMNEALELEVGHNVLEVGAGCGWHAATIGETVAPKDAPRSERGHVYTVEIVAELAQLARENIMRHGFGDRVTVIHGDGSLGYPDHSPYDRILVTAAAPEVPPPLIEQLKIGGVLIIPVGSVHLFQSLIRIRKGADGNLARENLGGVAFVPLTGRFGHRV from the coding sequence ATGAAGAGAGAAACAGAGACTTGGGAGCAACTGGTTGACAATCTCGTTAAAGAAAGAGCTCTTCATTCCCCAAGTGTCATTCACGCGATGAAACAAGTGCTTCGCGTCCTCTTTTTACCTGAACGCTCAATAGAATACGCATCAATGGATGCACCGTTACCTATTGGCAAGGGACAGACAGTTAGTGCGCCTCACATGGTTGCTATTATGAATGAAGCGTTGGAGTTGGAGGTAGGGCATAATGTTTTGGAAGTGGGTGCAGGATGCGGTTGGCACGCTGCAACTATTGGGGAGACTGTAGCGCCGAAGGATGCCCCAAGATCGGAGCGAGGACACGTTTATACAGTTGAGATTGTAGCTGAACTGGCACAGCTTGCTAGGGAGAATATTATGCGCCACGGGTTCGGTGACCGTGTAACTGTGATTCACGGAGACGGTTCTCTAGGCTATCCAGATCACAGTCCTTATGATCGTATTTTGGTAACTGCGGCTGCTCCGGAAGTCCCCCCTCCTCTTATAGAACAGTTGAAAATTGGAGGCGTTTTGATAATTCCTGTTGGCAGCGTTCACTTGTTTCAGTCTCTAATTCGCATACGTAAGGGCGCTGATGGCAATTTAGCCAGAGAAAATCTGGGCGGAGTGGCTTTTGTGCCTCTGACTGGACGCTTTGGTCATAGGGTTTAG